From Verrucomicrobiia bacterium, the proteins below share one genomic window:
- a CDS encoding c-type cytochrome, with the protein MKVHRLIPALLAGLSALGQNGDRPGEAQPDMVPADRIPPAPVLDPEAAQRTFRPAAGFGVELVAAEPMVHSPVAMSFDLQGRLWVVEMSGYMNDVEGSTETEPSGSVVILEDADGDGRMDHRIVFLDGLVMPRAILLTGDGAVIAEPPRLWFARDTNGDGRADEKIEIASDYATQNDPGLGELSNPEHASNGLLWARDNWVYSANHTGRMRWNGGPTRWSFGPTQFRGQWGLSQDDRGRLYFNSNSDQLRAELIPDTYLARNGNLQSPFGANVQLSKDQRVWTSRVNPGVNRGYQPGQLTPAGHLATFTGACGPVVYRGDQFGPEYIGDVFLCEPTGNFVRRNRIFNHQGLLTATNAYVQAEFLTSDDERFRPVNLHNGPDGALYILDLHRGLIQHRIYLTSYLRRQLESRDLITPVDHGRIWRVVNTNRPAGRMLSLGTNPATADLVARVAGPNGYWRDAAQQRLVERADPTAAPMLRQLIRTDATSAPGRLAALWTLEGLGMLDLPTIESALGDGDGAVRSAALRLTERLLDGPERDTALKMIFRRAGLVPAGEQLQLMLTLGKAGTPTADAILRALLLNTAPDTLHVYAVLSGVGGRELEFLEALVADPKCSAVQDGHVALLAGLSRCVTVEAKPARIARLLWVIAGSPGGGWQQRSLLDGMVATLPAPPRPGQSSAPVTPVVFESEPPGLARLRAITHPDVVGNVARLEVLLVWPGKPGYVPPVVVPPLSGPALESFERGRELYPFICGACHQPHGRGQEGLAPPLAGSEWTTGSEQRLIRIALHGVRDALTVNGTVWNLAMPGFAGALGDGPIADLLTYIRREWGHEADPVLVETVAAVRQAHSEREDAWTEAELLALP; encoded by the coding sequence ATGAAGGTGCACCGTCTCATTCCCGCGCTGCTGGCGGGTTTATCCGCGCTGGGCCAGAATGGGGACCGTCCCGGCGAGGCCCAACCGGACATGGTCCCGGCGGACCGCATCCCGCCTGCCCCGGTGCTTGATCCGGAGGCGGCGCAGCGTACGTTCCGGCCTGCCGCGGGTTTTGGCGTGGAGTTGGTGGCCGCGGAGCCGATGGTGCACTCACCGGTCGCGATGTCGTTTGACCTTCAGGGCCGTCTCTGGGTGGTGGAGATGAGCGGGTATATGAACGATGTCGAGGGATCCACCGAGACGGAACCCAGCGGCTCCGTGGTGATCCTGGAGGATGCGGATGGCGATGGCCGGATGGACCATCGGATCGTCTTTCTGGACGGACTCGTGATGCCCCGGGCCATTCTGCTCACCGGGGACGGAGCGGTGATCGCCGAGCCACCCCGTCTGTGGTTTGCGCGGGACACCAATGGCGACGGCCGGGCGGATGAGAAGATCGAGATCGCCTCGGACTATGCGACCCAGAACGACCCGGGCCTCGGAGAGTTGTCGAATCCCGAGCACGCAAGCAACGGGCTGCTGTGGGCTCGCGACAACTGGGTATACTCGGCGAACCACACCGGCCGGATGCGGTGGAATGGCGGTCCGACCCGTTGGAGCTTCGGACCGACGCAGTTCCGTGGTCAGTGGGGTCTGTCGCAAGACGACCGGGGACGCCTGTACTTCAACTCCAACTCCGATCAGTTGCGGGCCGAGTTGATCCCGGACACCTACTTGGCCCGCAATGGCAATCTGCAGTCGCCCTTTGGCGCCAATGTGCAGTTGTCGAAGGACCAGCGGGTGTGGACGTCCCGCGTCAACCCGGGCGTCAACCGCGGATACCAGCCCGGCCAGCTCACTCCGGCGGGACACCTGGCGACGTTCACCGGGGCCTGCGGCCCCGTCGTGTATCGGGGGGACCAGTTTGGCCCGGAGTACATCGGCGATGTCTTCCTGTGTGAACCCACCGGGAACTTCGTCCGGCGGAACCGGATCTTCAACCATCAGGGCCTGCTCACCGCCACCAACGCTTATGTCCAGGCAGAATTCCTCACCTCGGACGATGAGCGGTTCCGTCCGGTCAACCTCCATAACGGGCCGGACGGTGCGCTCTACATCCTCGACCTGCATCGCGGCCTGATCCAGCACCGGATTTACCTCACGAGCTACCTGCGCCGCCAGCTGGAGTCGCGGGACCTGATCACCCCGGTGGACCACGGGCGGATCTGGCGCGTGGTGAACACGAACCGGCCGGCCGGCCGGATGCTCAGCCTGGGGACGAACCCGGCAACCGCGGACCTCGTGGCCCGGGTTGCCGGCCCCAACGGGTACTGGCGCGACGCCGCGCAGCAGCGGTTGGTGGAGCGGGCGGACCCGACGGCCGCTCCGATGCTCCGTCAATTGATCCGCACGGATGCCACATCCGCTCCCGGTCGCCTTGCGGCACTTTGGACTTTGGAAGGGCTGGGGATGCTGGACCTTCCGACGATCGAGTCGGCGCTGGGCGACGGGGACGGAGCGGTACGATCAGCGGCCCTGAGGTTGACGGAGCGCCTGCTGGACGGGCCGGAGCGCGACACCGCCCTGAAGATGATCTTCCGCCGCGCCGGACTCGTCCCGGCAGGGGAGCAACTGCAGCTGATGCTCACTCTGGGCAAGGCAGGCACGCCGACGGCCGACGCGATCCTGAGGGCATTGCTGCTCAACACCGCGCCGGACACCCTGCACGTTTACGCGGTCCTCAGTGGCGTCGGGGGACGCGAGCTTGAGTTCCTGGAGGCCCTTGTGGCAGATCCGAAATGCAGTGCGGTCCAGGACGGTCATGTCGCGCTGTTGGCGGGCTTGTCGCGCTGCGTGACCGTCGAGGCGAAGCCAGCGCGTATTGCCCGGTTGCTGTGGGTGATCGCGGGAAGCCCGGGGGGCGGCTGGCAGCAACGGAGCCTGCTCGACGGCATGGTCGCCACGCTGCCAGCCCCGCCGCGGCCCGGCCAGTCATCGGCGCCTGTGACCCCGGTGGTCTTCGAGTCGGAGCCGCCGGGACTGGCGCGGCTGCGCGCCATCACCCATCCGGATGTTGTCGGCAATGTCGCACGGCTCGAAGTCCTGTTGGTCTGGCCGGGCAAGCCGGGGTACGTGCCCCCGGTCGTGGTGCCGCCGCTGTCCGGGCCCGCGCTGGAGAGCTTCGAGCGGGGTCGCGAACTGTATCCATTCATCTGCGGCGCCTGCCATCAGCCGCATGGCCGCGGGCAGGAGGGCCTGGCGCCGCCCCTGGCAGGTTCGGAGTGGACAACGGGCAGCGAGCAGCGGCTCATCCGGATCGCGCTTCATGGAGTTCGCGATGCCCTGACCGTCAATGGAACGGTCTGGAATCTGGCCATGCCTGGCTTTGCCGGGGCCCTTGGGGATGGCCCGATTGCCGACCTGCTGACCTACATCCGGCGGGAATGG